In Woeseia oceani, one DNA window encodes the following:
- the pdxJ gene encoding pyridoxine 5'-phosphate synthase has translation MTDLRPLHLGVNIDHVATLRQARGTHYPSPVDAAIRAERAGADSITLHLREDRRHIQDADLPAMKSRMQTHMNLEIALSDEMLDIACELGPSDVCLVPEKREELTTEGGLDIVGQQKRVQDACRRLTDAGIRVSLFIDPDEEQLRASRDVGAPVVELHTGAYADASDEAQQYEFNRIVAAAKTGDELGLIIHAGHGLHYENTAPVAKIPQIVELNIGHAIVARAVFDGIAKAVSDMKQLMIAARTGRRADA, from the coding sequence TTGACTGACTTAAGACCACTGCACCTCGGGGTCAACATCGACCACGTGGCCACGTTGCGGCAAGCTCGCGGCACCCATTATCCGAGCCCGGTTGACGCGGCAATACGCGCGGAGCGCGCCGGCGCTGACAGCATCACGTTGCACCTGCGGGAAGACCGTCGCCATATTCAGGATGCAGATTTGCCGGCCATGAAGTCGCGGATGCAGACTCACATGAATCTGGAGATTGCCCTAAGCGATGAAATGCTCGACATTGCCTGTGAACTGGGGCCGTCCGATGTCTGCCTGGTTCCGGAGAAGCGGGAAGAGCTCACTACCGAGGGCGGACTGGATATAGTTGGGCAACAGAAACGTGTGCAGGACGCTTGCCGTCGATTGACCGATGCCGGAATCAGGGTGTCGTTGTTCATCGACCCCGATGAAGAGCAACTGCGTGCGTCTCGCGACGTCGGTGCGCCGGTGGTCGAATTGCATACCGGGGCTTACGCTGATGCCAGTGATGAAGCCCAGCAGTATGAGTTTAACCGCATTGTGGCGGCGGCTAAAACCGGCGATGAACTCGGATTGATCATTCACGCAGGCCACGGACTGCACTACGAGAACACCGCGCCTGTCGCGAAAATCCCGCAAATCGTTGAGCTCAACATCGGCCACGCCATCGTCGCGCGTGCTGTTTTCGACGGCATCGCCAAAGCTGTGTCCGACATGAAACAGCTGATGATTGCCGCCCGCACGGGCCGCCGGGCAGACGCATGA
- a CDS encoding DUF4845 domain-containing protein codes for MTSTTDRRVATVNRKNIRGMTTLGMLILVVFLGMFAFAAIQLTPVYLNYMKVAGVVEGVKEEFDSQAPTLSNIRRSIERRFSIESVAVLTAKDVKVTPDSGGFLIAANYDHTVAYLGNVSFTVHFEKSALIRR; via the coding sequence GTGACGAGTACTACCGACCGCAGGGTCGCAACGGTCAACAGAAAGAACATTCGTGGCATGACCACGCTGGGAATGCTGATTCTGGTGGTGTTTCTCGGCATGTTTGCTTTTGCCGCCATCCAGCTGACACCCGTGTACCTCAATTACATGAAGGTGGCTGGGGTCGTGGAAGGGGTGAAGGAAGAATTCGACAGTCAGGCGCCGACGTTGAGCAATATTCGGCGGTCGATTGAACGTCGTTTCAGCATCGAGAGCGTTGCCGTGCTGACGGCGAAGGATGTCAAAGTGACCCCGGATTCCGGTGGTTTCCTGATTGCGGCGAATTACGACCACACCGTGGCGTACCTCGGCAACGTGTCTTTCACCGTCCATTTCGAAAAATCCGCGTTAATCCGCCGCTAG
- the nagZ gene encoding beta-N-acetylhexosaminidase, producing MPLGPVMLDIEGLVLTPADRELLREPAVGGVILFSRNFESPEQLAALVSSIRALRSPPLLIAADYEGGRVQRFRDGYTPIPPMRMLGRCYDGDPQEALALARTCGWLIGSELRASGIDLSFAPCVDLDWGPSEVIGDRSFHRKPAVVAELSIALSHGMRDAGMAAVAKHFPGHGAVVADSHEKLPVDRRPYSVLLDDMQPYEKLVQRRVLAGVMMAHIVYSEMDPMPAGFSPYWIKEQLRGQIGFDGAVFSDDLCMKATLPYGSIAKRAQLSLVAGCDMVLVCNDRAAAQSAVAALNDYSDPLARVRLARLHGVGTPARDKLLATAEWQQATKRLADWLDRPTLELNA from the coding sequence GTGCCACTCGGACCGGTCATGCTGGACATCGAGGGGCTGGTGCTGACGCCGGCCGACCGGGAATTGTTACGTGAGCCGGCCGTTGGTGGCGTGATCCTGTTCAGTCGAAACTTTGAGTCACCGGAGCAACTGGCGGCGCTGGTGTCGTCAATCCGCGCCTTGCGCAGCCCGCCATTGTTGATCGCGGCTGACTATGAAGGCGGGCGAGTGCAACGATTCCGGGACGGCTACACCCCGATCCCACCGATGCGAATGCTCGGGCGTTGTTACGACGGTGACCCGCAGGAGGCGCTTGCCCTGGCCAGAACCTGCGGTTGGCTGATTGGTTCGGAATTGCGGGCCTCCGGCATCGATTTGTCGTTCGCCCCGTGTGTTGATCTGGACTGGGGTCCGAGCGAGGTCATCGGTGATCGCAGTTTTCATCGCAAGCCGGCGGTGGTGGCCGAGTTGTCGATCGCGCTCAGTCACGGTATGCGGGACGCTGGCATGGCGGCAGTGGCCAAACACTTTCCGGGGCACGGTGCCGTGGTGGCTGATTCGCACGAGAAGTTACCGGTCGACCGTCGCCCGTACAGCGTCCTGCTGGATGACATGCAGCCGTATGAAAAGCTCGTGCAGCGGCGGGTGCTGGCCGGTGTCATGATGGCGCACATCGTTTATTCGGAAATGGACCCGATGCCGGCTGGTTTCTCGCCGTACTGGATCAAAGAACAGTTGCGGGGCCAGATCGGTTTCGACGGTGCCGTCTTCAGTGACGATCTGTGTATGAAAGCGACACTGCCTTATGGCTCGATAGCCAAGCGTGCGCAATTATCCCTGGTGGCCGGTTGCGACATGGTGTTGGTGTGCAATGATCGTGCGGCGGCGCAATCGGCGGTCGCGGCGCTTAATGACTATTCCGATCCGCTGGCCCGGGTGAGGCTGGCGCGATTGCACGGTGTTGGTACGCCTGCCCGGGACAAACTGCTGGCCACTGCCGAATGGCAACAGGCGACTAAACGACTTGCGGACTGGCTCGATCGGCCAACGCTGGAACTGAACGCGTAG
- a CDS encoding 3'-5' exonuclease, producing the protein MHCFAFDIETVPDVDFGRRMYDLDGLSDADVGTAMQFKQQQKTGNDFLPLHQQRVVAISVAFRTADTFKVWTLGDPDADEAEIIRRFYDGIERYTPELVTWNGSGFDLPVLHYRALLHGIKAARYWDTGDNDRDFRFNNYLSRFHWRHLDLMDVLAGFQMRGRASLDEMAVMLGFPGKLGMSGDKVWDCWLDGGIEEIRNYCETDVLNTYLVYLRFEYMRGNLDEASLQREYALVRETLAAMDEPHLKEFAAAWKEV; encoded by the coding sequence ATGCATTGTTTTGCCTTCGATATTGAAACCGTACCTGACGTTGATTTCGGGCGGCGTATGTACGACCTGGACGGTCTGAGCGATGCCGATGTTGGCACTGCCATGCAGTTCAAACAGCAACAAAAAACGGGCAATGACTTCCTGCCGTTGCATCAGCAACGCGTCGTTGCCATTTCTGTTGCGTTTCGTACGGCAGATACCTTTAAGGTCTGGACGCTCGGTGACCCGGATGCTGACGAGGCGGAGATCATCCGCCGCTTCTACGACGGCATCGAGCGCTATACCCCGGAACTCGTAACCTGGAACGGGTCCGGGTTCGACCTGCCAGTATTGCACTATCGAGCGTTGCTGCACGGCATTAAGGCGGCACGTTATTGGGACACGGGCGATAACGACCGGGATTTTCGCTTTAACAATTACCTCAGTCGTTTTCATTGGCGGCATCTCGATCTGATGGATGTGTTGGCGGGCTTCCAGATGCGCGGACGCGCCAGTCTGGACGAGATGGCGGTCATGCTGGGCTTTCCGGGCAAGCTGGGGATGAGCGGTGACAAAGTCTGGGACTGCTGGCTCGATGGCGGCATTGAAGAGATCCGGAACTATTGCGAGACCGATGTCCTGAATACGTATCTTGTGTACCTGCGCTTCGAGTACATGCGTGGCAATCTGGACGAGGCCTCTTTACAACGCGAGTACGCGCTGGTGCGAGAAACTCTGGCAGCGATGGATGAGCCACACCTGAAAGAATTTGCCGCCGCATGGAAAGAGGTCTGA
- the acpS gene encoding holo-ACP synthase yields MIFGVGTDLVELSRIRQTYERFGDHFVERLLMDEERTLFEQARDKGRFLAMRFAGKEATVKAMGTGFAHGVWIRDVGIVNNEWGRPLIIWSDRGRGVCQKLGIGEGHVSLTDDAGLIMAFAVVMNAPAEGARP; encoded by the coding sequence ATGATTTTCGGCGTAGGCACCGATCTCGTCGAATTGTCCAGGATACGCCAGACCTACGAACGCTTCGGTGATCACTTTGTCGAGCGTTTGCTGATGGACGAAGAACGAACGTTGTTCGAACAGGCACGGGACAAGGGACGCTTTCTCGCGATGCGTTTTGCTGGCAAGGAAGCGACAGTCAAAGCGATGGGCACTGGATTTGCACACGGCGTCTGGATCCGGGATGTCGGGATCGTCAACAACGAATGGGGCAGACCGCTAATAATCTGGTCGGATCGTGGTCGCGGGGTGTGCCAGAAATTGGGAATCGGCGAAGGCCACGTCAGCCTGACGGATGACGCGGGCCTGATAATGGCTTTCGCCGTTGTGATGAATGCGCCAGCAGAAGGAGCGCGACCCTGA
- a CDS encoding S-methyl-5'-thioinosine phosphorylase, with protein MTGSRQQFAIIAGSGFAKFGGDSAGESVNTRFGAPSSPLKQLQFANHSVYVIVRHGEDHDIPPHAINYAANLVALKDAGVDRVIAINTVGAISREYRPGQLVVPEQLIDYTWGRVHSIYYEPCATLDHIDFTDPFSPGLRSMLLEAASRAETECHDGGVYGVTQGPRLETMREVDKLERDGVDIVGMTAMPEAAIARELGMDYACLSLVVNMAAGRGDKAIHEDIEDSTMTAKMQAMRVLKAFFQRLEND; from the coding sequence ATGACAGGTTCGAGGCAACAATTCGCGATAATCGCCGGCAGCGGTTTTGCCAAGTTCGGCGGTGATTCGGCGGGTGAGTCCGTCAACACCCGGTTCGGCGCGCCGTCCTCGCCGCTGAAACAGCTGCAGTTTGCGAATCACAGCGTGTACGTGATCGTGCGCCACGGTGAAGATCACGATATCCCGCCGCACGCCATCAACTACGCCGCTAATCTTGTCGCCCTGAAGGACGCCGGAGTGGACCGCGTGATCGCCATCAATACTGTCGGTGCCATAAGCCGTGAATACCGGCCGGGTCAGCTGGTCGTACCTGAGCAGCTGATCGACTATACATGGGGCAGAGTTCACAGTATTTACTACGAGCCTTGCGCTACGCTGGACCACATAGACTTTACCGATCCCTTCAGTCCGGGTCTGCGTTCGATGTTGCTGGAGGCGGCCAGCCGGGCAGAAACGGAGTGTCATGACGGCGGTGTGTACGGTGTGACCCAGGGGCCGCGGCTGGAGACGATGCGGGAAGTCGACAAGCTCGAACGAGACGGCGTTGACATCGTTGGCATGACAGCCATGCCCGAGGCGGCCATCGCGCGTGAGCTAGGTATGGACTACGCCTGTCTGTCGCTGGTCGTGAACATGGCTGCGGGTCGTGGTGACAAGGCGATCCATGAAGACATAGAGGACAGCACCATGACGGCCAAAATGCAGGCCATGCGGGTGTTGAAAGCGTTTTTTCAGAGGCTCGAAAACGACTGA
- a CDS encoding diguanylate cyclase domain-containing protein: MSAVKRSVLHQLINVSAEPLLLARVDQTDWPVALCNPALEALADRSDLLSAPVTDIIEALHGRETARELSETIRSGQESSIPLEINGRNWLLVLKPIEESADGSARYYAAAWRDSASMTSGGDASAAHQALLRARRRIRDLSRDDPLTGLLNEAAFRDVLAHDWAVAAREKASLALLALRVDDFPQYQRVFGQHASESCLRRVAQAIRRCLRRASDVAARLTYDGEEVLLVMLHASDTEAVAAFAEIISTEVRGLRLHHPHSSKERYVTVSSRYSVVAASGGAADAQAFLTDLVST, encoded by the coding sequence ATGTCAGCAGTAAAACGCAGTGTGTTGCATCAGCTTATCAACGTCAGCGCTGAGCCGTTGTTGCTCGCGCGTGTCGATCAGACCGACTGGCCGGTAGCTTTGTGCAACCCCGCTCTCGAAGCGCTGGCTGACCGCAGCGATCTGCTGAGTGCGCCCGTTACCGATATTATCGAGGCTCTGCACGGGCGAGAGACCGCGCGTGAGCTGAGTGAAACCATTCGCTCTGGTCAGGAATCGAGCATTCCCCTGGAGATCAACGGCCGCAACTGGCTGCTGGTACTGAAACCCATCGAAGAATCTGCTGACGGCAGTGCTCGCTACTATGCGGCGGCCTGGCGTGACAGCGCCAGCATGACCAGTGGTGGCGATGCGAGTGCAGCGCATCAGGCATTGCTGCGAGCGCGCCGGCGCATTCGTGATTTGTCCCGTGATGATCCGCTGACCGGCTTGCTGAATGAAGCCGCATTTCGTGATGTATTGGCTCATGATTGGGCGGTTGCAGCGCGGGAGAAGGCGTCGCTTGCCTTGCTGGCGTTGCGGGTGGATGACTTCCCGCAGTACCAGCGGGTATTCGGCCAACATGCATCCGAGTCTTGTCTGCGGCGCGTCGCACAAGCCATACGTCGCTGCCTGAGACGGGCGAGCGATGTCGCAGCACGTCTGACGTACGATGGTGAAGAGGTGTTGCTGGTCATGCTGCACGCATCGGACACGGAAGCGGTCGCGGCATTTGCTGAAATTATTTCTACTGAAGTACGTGGCCTGCGCCTGCATCACCCGCATTCCAGCAAGGAACGTTACGTGACTGTCTCATCGCGGTATTCAGTAGTGGCGGCATCTGGCGGAGCCGCGGACGCACAAGCTTTCCTGACAGACCTGGTCAGTACCTGA
- the rnc gene encoding ribonuclease III, which produces MENAAAWLARTLDYQFTDPALLDKALTHRSATGQSYERLEFLGDAVLDFVISAEVYARRPDASEGDLSRFRATLVNDSSLAELSAGLGVGEFINLGSGEKKTGGHRRSSILADALEALFGAVYIDRGFAAAEAMVLRVYKDRLESLPESGDLKDAKTKLQEHLQGNGLELPSYEVSDVSGKPHRRRFVVTCRVSALHLESSGQGTSRRIAEQNAAREMLASIKSQPKAQ; this is translated from the coding sequence TTGGAAAACGCCGCCGCGTGGCTCGCCCGAACGCTGGACTACCAATTCACTGATCCGGCCTTGCTCGACAAAGCCCTGACGCACCGCAGCGCGACAGGGCAAAGTTACGAGCGTCTTGAGTTTCTGGGCGATGCTGTCCTCGATTTCGTCATTTCCGCCGAAGTGTATGCACGTCGACCGGATGCCAGTGAAGGTGACCTCAGCCGTTTCCGTGCGACGCTCGTCAATGATTCGTCATTGGCTGAGTTGTCAGCCGGACTGGGTGTGGGCGAATTTATCAATCTGGGCAGCGGCGAGAAGAAGACCGGCGGGCACCGCCGTTCCTCGATCCTGGCCGACGCATTGGAAGCACTGTTCGGTGCCGTTTATATAGACCGCGGTTTCGCAGCCGCGGAAGCGATGGTATTGCGGGTCTACAAGGATCGTCTGGAGTCGTTGCCCGAATCCGGTGACCTGAAGGATGCCAAGACCAAATTGCAGGAACATCTGCAAGGCAATGGCCTGGAGTTGCCCAGCTATGAAGTCAGTGACGTCAGCGGCAAGCCGCATCGGCGCCGGTTTGTGGTGACTTGCCGCGTCTCCGCGTTGCACCTGGAATCGAGCGGGCAGGGTACGTCCCGGCGTATTGCCGAACAAAATGCCGCACGCGAAATGCTTGCGTCAATCAAATCACAGCCGAAGGCTCAGTGA
- the rlmD gene encoding 23S rRNA (uracil(1939)-C(5))-methyltransferase RlmD, giving the protein MARKKAQPETAEISTVTHDGRGIARIEGKTVFVAGALSGETVRFLRRKRRRNYDEAELLEVLEPSSERVTPRCVAFGVCGGCTLQHQSQGRQRDIKSDALREALQRIGGVTPEVWLEPVFDGGEEGGWHYRRRARLAVKDVPAKDRVLVGFRERHVPYVTDMHRCEVLARPVDSLLDPLSELVAKLSIRARLPQIEVAIGDEQARLVFRVLEEPTAADRQHFEAFAAAHGVTVAMQPGGLDTVYDLYPVEPPPLFYTLPEYDIELQFEATDFVQVNADINRRMVQHALTLLAPEPGDRVLDLFCGIGNFSLPLARLAGEVLGIEGEQRQVARATANARRNGLDNVNFLAADLDAIDGKEPWLKKQWQRLLLDPARSGALAVVQRIDKIKPQRIVYVSCHPATLARDAAELCARGYRLSAAGIIDMFPHTSHVESIAVFDKIKK; this is encoded by the coding sequence ATGGCAAGAAAGAAAGCACAGCCGGAAACGGCTGAAATCAGCACGGTGACTCACGATGGCCGTGGTATAGCGCGAATTGAAGGCAAGACGGTGTTTGTCGCCGGTGCGCTCAGCGGCGAAACCGTCCGCTTCCTGCGCCGCAAGCGTCGACGTAACTACGATGAAGCCGAGTTGCTTGAAGTGCTGGAGCCTTCCAGTGAAAGGGTGACGCCGCGTTGTGTGGCCTTTGGCGTGTGCGGCGGCTGCACGTTGCAGCATCAATCCCAGGGGCGGCAACGGGACATCAAATCGGATGCCTTGCGCGAAGCGCTGCAACGCATCGGTGGGGTCACACCCGAAGTATGGCTGGAGCCCGTTTTTGATGGCGGTGAAGAGGGCGGCTGGCACTACCGCCGGCGCGCCCGCCTTGCGGTGAAAGACGTACCGGCCAAAGATCGCGTGCTGGTCGGCTTCCGCGAACGCCACGTTCCCTATGTCACGGACATGCACCGCTGTGAAGTGTTGGCCCGGCCGGTCGACAGCTTGCTGGATCCACTCAGTGAGCTGGTTGCAAAACTGAGTATCCGCGCACGCCTTCCACAGATTGAAGTCGCCATCGGTGACGAGCAAGCCCGGCTGGTGTTTCGTGTACTTGAGGAACCGACGGCAGCTGATCGTCAGCACTTCGAAGCGTTTGCGGCGGCGCACGGCGTAACGGTCGCCATGCAACCTGGCGGACTGGATACCGTATACGATCTGTATCCCGTCGAACCGCCGCCGTTGTTCTACACGTTGCCGGAGTACGACATCGAGCTGCAATTCGAGGCGACGGACTTCGTGCAGGTCAATGCCGACATCAATCGTCGAATGGTGCAGCACGCATTGACGCTACTGGCGCCTGAGCCCGGTGACCGGGTGCTCGATTTGTTTTGTGGGATTGGCAACTTTTCTCTGCCTCTGGCACGGCTGGCAGGCGAGGTGCTGGGCATCGAAGGCGAGCAACGGCAGGTTGCCCGGGCAACGGCGAATGCCCGCCGCAATGGCCTGGACAACGTCAATTTCCTCGCCGCCGATCTTGATGCCATTGATGGCAAAGAACCGTGGCTGAAGAAGCAGTGGCAACGCTTGTTGTTGGACCCGGCACGCAGCGGTGCCCTGGCTGTCGTGCAGAGAATCGACAAGATCAAGCCGCAACGTATTGTTTATGTGTCCTGCCACCCGGCAACGCTGGCGCGGGATGCGGCGGAACTGTGCGCCCGTGGCTACCGACTGAGCGCGGCCGGTATCATCGACATGTTTCCCCACACCAGCCATGTTGAGTCCATAGCCGTTTTCGATAAAATTAAGAAATAA
- the recO gene encoding DNA repair protein RecO, with product MSSSLRVHNQPAWLLHHRPFRDSSRILDLLSRDYGRLSLVARGARSAKSSLKGILRPFLPLSVSWVSRTELGTLTGAEMNGPPVSLGGDALLSGYYANELLLKLMHRHDPQPEIFAMYGRTVQRLAGVAQPAALLRQYEMELLGLLGYALNLEHDGLQQQDLESQRYYEYRAEQGVLPSTLTSGAMVFRGAELLAIRAQEFGDPATLRAANRLMRGVIAYHLDGKELQSRKVLRELRGKSAGTWRDDINKESGID from the coding sequence ATGAGTAGCAGTCTTCGAGTCCACAATCAGCCTGCCTGGCTTTTGCATCACCGGCCGTTCCGGGACAGTAGCCGCATTCTGGATTTGCTCAGCCGCGACTACGGTCGCCTGTCGCTGGTCGCGCGCGGCGCCCGCTCGGCGAAATCAAGCCTGAAGGGCATTCTCCGGCCGTTTCTGCCGCTGTCGGTGTCTTGGGTCAGCCGGACGGAACTCGGCACCCTGACGGGTGCGGAAATGAACGGGCCGCCGGTGTCGCTGGGCGGCGATGCCTTGCTTTCCGGCTACTATGCGAATGAGCTGCTGCTGAAACTGATGCACCGCCATGACCCTCAGCCGGAAATTTTCGCCATGTACGGCAGAACGGTTCAACGCCTGGCCGGGGTTGCGCAGCCGGCCGCATTATTGCGGCAATACGAGATGGAGCTGCTTGGACTGCTCGGTTACGCCTTGAACCTGGAGCACGATGGTCTGCAACAGCAGGACCTGGAGTCGCAACGCTACTATGAGTACCGTGCTGAACAAGGCGTATTGCCGAGTACATTAACCTCGGGTGCCATGGTTTTTCGCGGTGCAGAGTTGCTGGCGATACGCGCCCAGGAATTTGGCGATCCGGCGACACTGCGAGCGGCTAACCGCCTCATGCGTGGTGTCATCGCGTATCATCTGGATGGCAAGGAGTTACAAAGCAGAAAAGTGCTGCGCGAACTGCGCGGCAAGTCGGCCGGTACGTGGCGCGACGACATCAATAAGGAATCGGGGATTGACTGA
- the era gene encoding GTPase Era: protein MNKQEHRCGFVAVVGRPNVGKSTLINAIIGRKVSIVSPKPQTTRHRILAVHNERDSQTVFVDTPGLHLNANKAMNRMMNRTAANALLDADLVLLVCEADRWTTEDDAVLARVRESGKPTMVLLNKIDRIKQKEELLGLIAAMSERHQFLEILPLSAKNGENLDRLLSLLPERLPVSPPLFPDDMVSDRDDMFRAAELIREKLTWELRHELPYGLTVQIERFDDEAEGISMHAVIWVERDSQKGIVVGKGGALLKKIGTQARIELKRHYRRPVHLEMWVKVRDNWADSDKDLAQLGYDVP, encoded by the coding sequence ATGAATAAGCAAGAACACCGCTGCGGCTTTGTCGCCGTAGTCGGCCGACCAAACGTCGGCAAATCCACTCTGATCAATGCGATCATCGGTCGCAAAGTCAGCATTGTCAGCCCGAAGCCGCAGACAACCCGGCACCGGATACTCGCGGTACACAATGAGCGGGACAGCCAGACGGTGTTCGTGGATACGCCGGGCTTGCACCTGAATGCCAACAAGGCAATGAACCGGATGATGAACCGGACGGCGGCCAATGCATTGCTCGATGCGGACCTGGTGCTGCTGGTTTGCGAAGCGGATCGCTGGACAACCGAAGATGATGCGGTGTTGGCCAGGGTGCGGGAAAGCGGCAAGCCGACCATGGTCCTCCTCAACAAGATTGACCGGATCAAACAAAAAGAGGAGTTGTTGGGTCTGATCGCGGCGATGAGTGAACGCCATCAATTCCTGGAAATTCTGCCGCTGTCGGCAAAAAACGGTGAGAATCTGGATCGGCTGTTGTCGTTGTTGCCGGAACGTCTACCGGTATCCCCACCCCTGTTTCCCGATGACATGGTGAGTGACCGCGATGACATGTTCCGCGCAGCGGAACTCATTCGCGAGAAGTTGACCTGGGAGCTGCGGCACGAATTGCCCTACGGCCTTACCGTGCAGATTGAACGTTTTGACGACGAGGCCGAAGGTATAAGTATGCACGCGGTCATCTGGGTCGAGCGCGATAGCCAGAAAGGCATCGTCGTCGGCAAAGGAGGCGCGTTGCTGAAGAAAATTGGCACCCAGGCGCGGATCGAATTGAAGCGGCACTATCGCCGTCCCGTACACCTGGAAATGTGGGTCAAAGTCCGCGACAACTGGGCTGACAGCGACAAAGACCTCGCGCAATTGGGTTACGACGTACCGTGA
- a CDS encoding CsiV family protein, whose translation MRYMKGLSPFGFALLLAAFGTQAQTVTDSAAPEAEARRYAVEVILFRYSDSVSTGNEVFPPEPLPDDAAFGIADEDSRISPLNADAIPEFGDLIPVPDDSAQDLDTELEEIILPGQRVELRVLRREELQLADVYNKLQRLDAYEPVLWSGWSQTVLERDASPTIPLRRLGSVPFEFDGELQLYLSRFLHLVVDLSLIPESERNSDTNVPAFADRRSNRPFTGYDPQPAGIVRLRINEDRIMKSGDLRYFDHPRFGILAKVTRLEATDTEADASLAPIE comes from the coding sequence ATGCGTTACATGAAAGGTCTTAGCCCGTTTGGTTTCGCGCTGCTGCTGGCCGCTTTCGGCACGCAGGCTCAGACCGTCACCGACAGCGCCGCCCCGGAGGCCGAAGCGCGGCGCTATGCAGTGGAAGTCATATTGTTTCGGTACAGTGACAGCGTCTCCACCGGCAATGAAGTATTTCCGCCAGAACCGTTGCCGGATGACGCAGCATTTGGCATCGCGGATGAGGACAGCCGCATTTCACCATTGAATGCGGACGCGATTCCGGAGTTCGGCGACCTGATTCCCGTACCGGATGACAGTGCGCAAGACCTCGATACCGAGCTGGAAGAAATCATACTGCCGGGACAGCGTGTGGAACTGCGGGTACTGCGACGCGAAGAGTTGCAGCTCGCTGACGTGTACAACAAGCTCCAGCGCCTTGACGCCTACGAACCCGTTCTCTGGTCGGGCTGGAGTCAAACTGTCCTTGAGCGTGACGCCTCGCCGACGATTCCGCTGCGCCGCCTGGGCAGCGTGCCTTTCGAATTTGACGGCGAATTGCAGTTGTACCTGAGCCGCTTCCTGCACCTGGTGGTGGATCTGTCACTGATCCCGGAGTCAGAACGTAACAGCGACACCAATGTTCCCGCATTTGCTGACCGCCGCAGCAACAGGCCGTTTACCGGATACGACCCGCAGCCCGCGGGCATCGTCCGCCTGCGTATCAACGAAGACCGCATCATGAAAAGCGGTGACCTGCGCTACTTTGATCATCCGCGTTTCGGGATACTGGCGAAGGTGACCCGACTCGAAGCAACTGACACAGAGGCCGACGCTTCATTAGCACCGATTGAATAG